AAGAAAGTTTTTGGTTCGAACGGGTCAACAAATATTGAAATATTTGACTTACTAAATTGCTTGGATACGACTATGAAATTGTGTATAAGCAAGGGATTAAGAACCAAGCAGCTGATGCATTatcaaaagtgtatgaaaagagtGGAACGTCGCAAGTTATATCTTACGTGCATTATTCATGTATGGATGAACTCAAACAAGATCTCAGGGTTGATTCTTGGATAATGGAAAAAATACAGAAACTTGGTTATACAAATTTCAGCAGGAAACACTTCTCTGAAGAAAATAGGTTGTTAAAGTATCGCCAAAATCAGTCGGTAATTAGCCCCAATTTATAAGTGGAAAACTATTCTCATGAAAGAATTTCATTCAACACCGGCTGCGGGTCACTCTGGTTACTTAAAACTATTCAGATATtaaatcttatattttattggCCGGGAATGAGGCAATATGTGAAGAATTTTATTGTTGGGTGTGATATATGTCAAAGAAATAAGTATAGTACATTGTCGTCGTCTAATTTTTTACATCCCCTTCAAATACCTACTACTGTATGGTCTGACATAACAATGGATTTCATTGTTGGGCTACCAATATCTAACAGTAAGACTGTCATACTAGTGGTGGTCGACAGGTTAACTAAATATGCCCATTTCATTGCTTTGAAACATCCCTACACAGTTGTTACTGTAGAAAAATATTTCATGGATTTCATCGTTAAACTTCATGGTTTTCCTAAAACAATCATATGTGACAGAGATGTTGTATTCATAAGTCGTTTTTGGCAAGAGttatttaaattgcatgatattcAGCTCTTCGTATCATCATCAAACGGACGGACAAACTGAAATTGTTAACAGATGCCTAGAAGCTAAATTGAGGTGTTTCATTAACGAAAAACCGAAGACTTGGACATTATGGTTGTCATGGACATAATACTGGTACAATACGACATATCATACTTCAACCAAAATTACACCTTTTGAAACACTTTATGGAATACCTCCTCCTGCTCTTAACAAATATGTTCCTGGAGAAGCGAAGAACACCAATTTAGATGCAGCTTTTATATAACGGAATCAAGTGTTAGCCGTTTTGAAGGAGAATTTGCAGGTGGCTCAGAATCGAATGATACAATATACGGATAAAAGACTTACTGAAATTGAGTTTAAAGAAGGGGAATTTGTATACTTGAAACTTCAGCCATATCGCCAGATTTCAGCTGTTCGCAGGCCCTCTCATAAGCTGTCATCCCTTTTCTTTGGCCCGTATAAGATTCTACAGCGTATTGGCAAGGTAGCTTACCGATTGGAACTGGCAGAAGGGTCAAAAAAATTCATCTTTTTTTTCAAGTGTCGAACTTAAAGAAAGCTGCAGAAATGAATTATGATATGTCCAATGCACTGCCTATGGCAGCTAGCGAAGAACCAATGTTGTTACTGTTAATAAtagtccttgaggacaaggatcaaCTTAAGGGGGTAGGAATGATAGAATCTCCAGACTGTGCAAGAAACAACACTGCGACAAGTCAGTGAATGGTTAAGTTTGGAAGTCAGAAAGTTAAGGAAATAGTTGTTCCTTGGGTTACAAGTTTTTCTAGTGCTTTTTATTAGGTAGTTTCCTTTTAAGTTTGAGTTTATTTTAGATGTTAAGTTTGTTATAAATACCCAGCAGTATTGAATAAAAAGAACATGAAATAATTTTTTTAGTTTATATCGTAAACTTGTTATGATAAAGTTCTCGGTTGTTCTCTTGATAAGAATCTGACAAGGTTCTTATCACGTTCATCCCAAAATCAACGGTACCTCTTGTTGGTTGTTTTCCAACGAGATTTTCAATCCATATACGGGAGGAAAAGTCCTTTGCGAAAGAATCCAGCGACATAGCACGTAAGAATTACTAATATGGTGTTTTTCCAGCAGAGACGTTTTCATTAAAAATTAGATCTTTGTAGGCAGTGCTGATgaaatttgtttttcttcagGTTCACTTAGTACTCGTATCGGAACATGTTAAGTTCATATAACAGCCATCATGATGTTCTAGTTCATATTTACGGCTGGCCGTTCTTCAGAAACTAACCATAAAACGGTGTTACGGTTGGATTCGATGCTTAGTTCCCGCCGTAgattgttttgaaaatctaaaaaaaaaagccTCTCCAATTTTTCTTCCCTCAAAAATTAACATTTAATCTGATTTAGTTTTTCACCAAGTATAAACCCACTAATCTAACTATTAACTAATtaaattattaacactaactaaataAGTGTTGTTTAATGATTATGAAAAACATTTAGATAAGGGGCATTTAAAATTACTAATTGGTGACTCGTTTTTTTCCTACTATAATAGCCCTCTATTGGAAAGTGAAGCCCTGTATGAGGTTTCTTTTCTTTCCTAATGCTCTTAGGAAACAGTGAAAGACAAAATATTTACTTCGGTTAAAGAATAATAGCGTGTTTGGATACAAATCTGCTTCTGACTTCTGTTTATCCAGAAATAGAAGTCGGAAATAGAAGTcggaagcaaaactattttgctttCACAAAATGCTGATTTTTTCTGTTTATAGAAGTTCTGAAAAATTATTGCCAAACTGATTTTTCGACTTCCAGAAATCGGAAAGCAATTTCTGAGTGTACGTCCAAACACCCTATAAAAATTTCCtttgcataaaaataataataaaatgattcGTCCATTTGGACACCGCCATGCGGGTTGCCCTGAGGTTGGACAAAGAATCCTTGACGTTTTGTCCTCCGAGTCTTCCTGGAAATCTTCACAGATCATTTCTCTTTTTTATCTCTCCTCAATTGCAAACTCTAGTTCAGCCTAAAAGACTGGAGACCACTACTTCAGTGTACCTGTTCTCTAGCTAGTCCGTGTAGAAATGAACATGGAGGAAACAAATGGGAAATGGCTACAGAAAATTCATGGGAtgacatgaagaaaaaaaaacaaagtctaTTGAATTATCTTATAAGTTCAGCCATCTCTATCTCTCTccagatttccttttcttttgattACGATGTTCAAACTTTAGCCACCTTCTTTATTTTTTAGTCTTGCTAAAACTATACGTAGTATTTAAGATCATTAATAGAATCCACTACCACCTCTCCATGACCTACCATCCCCATTGACTAGGATCCGAGGTTATCCGCCTCCTGAAGTAAAGGTTTAAGCCAAAGCCCGGGAAAGGTTTAGGGAATTAAGTAAATAATAAACAAACACATGACCTTCTACATTAGTCATTAGTCACAAAAACATCATATAACTAGAATAATCATCATTTTAATtgcaaaagaacaaaaaagaaaacaagagaGAGAAGGATAAGCAAAATCAAAATTAGAGGAGAAAGAGAGAATGACTTTATACAATGGATGGATTTTCAATACGTACAAAGATTTATAGATGAAGCTATTAACAAAGTGGAAACCATTTGGTACCATATATACATTGCTTGGAGAGCATGCAAGTCTTTCTTAAGTAGCAAACTGGTGATAATTTATCAGTAGTACTCTATTCCTTCCTGGTCGTTTCGGGTTTAGATCCCTCGGTATGGGAAGCAACAGAACATGGGAGCGGATATGGGAGAAGTATATACACGATCTTCATTTACTTTCACTCTGAACTCAGGCAGACTGACTGTGCTGTATTCGTAATTTAACGGAGGTTCACGTCTTCACTAACTATCTCTAATCTGGACTGAAGTCAGTACAGAAGGGTATCTACAAGGTGGCATGACGGTCTGAGCACTCTAAAAGGTCATCCTAATAGTTTAGTAATTTCGCGACCTTTATGAGTAGGGCTTAATTAAACTGAAATTGTAAAGAGACTTTGACCTGAACAGACCACCAAATAGGAACCTGGTTGGGGATTCTTGAGGAAGAGACTTGGGATTCTCAGAGGTTTCTTTAACCTGGAGGACAGTTAGGCCAATTGCCTGCCTGATGGAATCAATGGTCTTGGCGTCGACAGGGTTTCCGGCTGCATCACGTACGTAAAATGTGTTGACGGCTTTTCCTCCTGTTGTTGTTACTTCTGCCCTAGTAACAGACAGGCTATTTTCACGGAAGATGCGAGTAACATCTGTTAACAGCCCGACTCGGTCACTTGTACATAACTCTAGCTTTAAACCCTGTGAGAAAATCAGCATTTGACTACGATTTCAATAACTACTAGGCaacataataaaaaaataaaactcagGATTACAAGAAATATTTAAGACTAGTTAACAAGATTCCACTGGGAAAATACAAGTATGAGCAAGATTGAATAATTGAAGAGGGGGAGAGAGACATTGGATTTACACAAGAGATCATTTTCCCTGGAAGGTTTTAAACAAACTGATTTACAAAAACATCTGCACTATCTCACATGACTAACATGGGAATCAACAAGTCAAAAAAAATGATATTTCTGGCTCTCTCTATAATAATTGAAGTTGGACTGCAAACAAAAAAGCTATTGGCATACTGTATCATGTTATTGGTAAACTGTTGTGCCACAACAACAAACAAGCTTAATCTACtattatattttaattaataaaagAAGTTGGAAGTCATGCTAATGTAAATACAtaattcaaaaccagaaaatgagCAACATAGACCGTCCACCCTTACCTCAGATACTCTTCTCTCTATTGCTGCTTCAAGACATTGGATCAATCGTTCTCTCTCAGCATCTGAATTTACAGGAGAACCATCTACATGCCTGATATAGAATTCCTTCAACAACAGCGAGAAAAGAAGTTAGCTaaaaatctaacaaaataacTATGCCGACGCAAGTACATCGAAAAAATTTAGATACCTGATAAGCTTCTGGCCCTTCAGCATCAACAGTTCCATGATAAACCACATACTGCATATCAGTCAGGGTACAAACTGTATCAAATAGTAACTTTGGTCTATCTTTGCACTTTATAGTGACCACTGAATAGTCTTTATCATACCAATTGACAACGGTAACATTAGGTCTAAGATTCTCATCCAACAGGTCATCAACAGATCGTTCATAGTCCCTGTCATCAAACATCATCTGGTGAAGCCTTCTTTCAGTGTGAGTGTCCCCAACAGAAACTACGCTCTTGGCTCCTCTAGTTTTATTATTACCCTTAAGTACATTACATAAAAGCTTCTTAATCATAGACAGCCTTTCAGGATCACTAATAGGAGACCCTGTTGACTCATAGGTTACGTGCATCACAGCTGCCGCCCTGGTATTATGAGTCCATACTTCAGCATTCACCACATTGCATTTAAGGTCAGTGAGAACTGCACTCACTTCAGATAGAAGTCCAGGTCGATCAGTCCCAGTTAACTCAATTGAAGTATGATTTTCCGATGGTTGCACACCCACAGATCTTCTTAGGGAAGGTGTACAGCAGGAATCTGCACCAAGAGACTGTGCAACAACTCTAAGAATCAGATGTGCATGGTCAAAAAAGTGTAAAAACAAATTGATGTATAAGACTGATAAATCCAACCTTATGAATATAATTGATAATCCCTTCATCTAGAATCTTGTTTCTCTTCTGATCAGTCACATTAAATACTAGCAAAAAGAAGGAAAACAACAGCATAAGGTTCAGGTTCCAGTAAAAAAGAACAACAGGTACAAGTTTTCCTAGCGAGAGAAAGcggaagagaagaaaagaattaTTACCATCCATGAACCATCCTCCATCCGAAGAGATGTAAGCTTTGGTTATAATGAGATTCAAATCAGTAAGAACTTGTACAACTTCAAGAAGTATTCCATGTTTGTTTGCACTATCCACCTTCATTAACAAATAGGGGGGAAAAAAGatcaacaaaagagataagaaacacatttaaataaaaaagaaaatgacaGGGTGAAGCAAACAACTAATTCCAAAGAAAATAAATGAAACAAGTCTCACCTGAATAACAGTTGCATTTTTGCAGGTTTCGTTGTCAATTACAACcctaaataaaagaaaaacagaagagAGTAAAACACCTATTCTTTTATCTGCTTTAAAGAGACTTTCAGGTATATCAATGAAGAAAAAACTACTTACATGGGTGGATTCATCCTTCTAATAAACTTCTCATACTCATCATCCATGTCCAGTGAAGAACTAAAATCAGATTCTGAAGACAAAAACATAACCAcaagatttttaattttaatttgccaAATCTAGAAACATTAATTAACCCATGACagagagaaaacccatcaatttcAATTACCAAAACAAGAAATTTTAAAACCCTTGAccaatttaaggaaaaaaaaaatactggaaAAGACTGGGGTCATGAGTGCAAATTTCTATCAAAAGAATATTCAAggggaaaaaaacaacaacaacatgcctaTTGGCTAATCACCTATAGAACAGACACTTAATTGAAGAACTTATTATCAGTGAAAAAGTGGATGAACTACTCAAACCCACTCTAAGGTAGAGAAACATGAAAAGCTTGGATTAAAAAATAAGTAAACAAGAAACTGTAACAATTAGGGGAAAGTAAATGACAAAATTCATCACTGGAAACCACAAAAGATGACAAAATTAAGAACCAGCAAAGTTATAATTTCATGACCCAATACACAGAACTGAGAACCAACCCaccaaaaccataaaccaggacAGAGAAACTGAAATAGCTTAAAACCAAAAGGCAAATGGAAACCCCATCACCCAGATCATAAGTAAACAGAGGAACGAAACATTCAAGAAAGCAAATGAAACTGCCGGAGTGGGTGAGAAGAGGAGAAAGAAAGCAAAAAAAGATTCTTACCCATAGCAATTCTGCGCGGAATCGAATTCCTTGATAATTCACTAGAAACAAGTTCactgaagaaagaaaaagagaggagAAAAAGCAAACTGAAACCCTTTGTTCTCTTACAAAACCACCTCTTTTCACAGCCAAAAgaaaaacctctcaaaacccTTTCTTCCTTGGCTTATAAATTAAAACCTCACCGACAAGAGATACGAAACCTGCAATTTCGTACTTTTTCGCTCACTGCTCTCTGTGAAATCTCTCTTTCTTGGTCTGCGTTTGTGTCTCCACTTAAAATGAGTGCCCAAACAAGACCTTCTAATCTTCCACCAgttttcttcttctcaacacGCGCATGTTAGAATAATCCTTGACTGCTGAGTGTGAACGCTAAAATACGCCAAAATCAGACGAATGCTTTATGGGCTCCTGCTATTTTACACGTGACAGAAAAAACTTCAAACACCAAAAGTCTCTCGGGACAAAATTCGTGGCATTACCGGTTAATCATGTCGAGAGGACCCGTTTAATGGCTAGTGTTACCCCCGCAATCCACGAGCGTAATCTGGCAATAATCTGGTTCAGTGAATTGAGCTTCACCTATAATCGCGTAAGCCTTATAAATTTGTACCAATGTACGTGGTTTAGTGAATTGAGCTTCATCTATAATCGCTTAAGCCTTATAAGTTTGTACCAACAATAACACAGTTCTGCAACGGAAGTTTAGGTCTTCTTTTCCTTCTCGTTTCTTCTCAAATGCTTACCATAAAGCATTCAAACATTGCCATACATTCAATAACATAATCAGCCAACCACAAACATTTAGAAGATAACACAATTAACcgattttattgcatcaaagggaagataTACAAAATTTGCCCACTTGGGGACTTACACAGGCTTGTTGCTCTTGAACCAAGCCTGTACCTACCAAACCTCTCTCAATTTGAGTCTCACAATCTCCTATGTAAGCCTACTGAATTTCCTATGCCTTTGCACTATTTATATAGCATCTACGATGGCCGTGCACAACACTTGCACACGCATGGGACAACCATCTGTCCCATAAGGCAGTTCCATAAGCGTCAATAACTGTGTCTACTGGCCAGTTTCTTCTCTAACTCAAGCCATCCTTCTACACCCGTTCCAAGACAGTTATGAACACACCTTTTAAGTTATAAACTTCCTCTATAACCGTTCTCCCTTGTCTCACACCTTTGGAACGCTTGTAAAGAcaataaccaactcctaaccATCACTTGAGCCATAACATGCAAACTTTGCGCATTACTGAACATGGCCTTGAATTAATACTCAGCCAACATAGCCTTGTAGTAGTTTAGGCCTAAGccaatgtacaactaacattgcGCTAAAATCCTCTCGGCCGTTCATTTAGCTCATCCTGGCATTCATGCGTtatatgcttcacttagccaatttgctCGACAATACCAATGCCTATTCTTGCATCACTATCTTGTTTGCACTGTTCAAGCTTTGTCTAGTCTTGAACTAATACATAGCCAACTCTTGGCCTATCTACACTCTTGCATCATCTTTAAGTTTGGGCGAACTCAATTTCGTggatatgcatcaatgccaacatcgcatgttgcactTTTTCACTTTGGCCTTGTCTtgcctttccctcaatgaagcttcattgtgtcatcCAATAagattcattacttagccaatgtCCTTACGGTGTAGCGTCATTTTCGCGCTTCATTGGCCCTGCAGGGTCCCGCTATGTTAGTGCTTAATAGTCTATTCGGTGTAGTGCCATCTTGGTCGTTCGTTGACTAGGTCGGCTATGTTGTAACGCACCATCTTGGACGTTCACTAGCCTTACCGGTCATAGACCTTCCCCAACTAATTCTTTCAACAACCTCGTTGAACGCGACCCAGTATAAACACTATACTTGTCTTAACTTCGCTTCATGCACTTCTTCTAGAACCtcttctaaaattcaaaaaaaatttgcTGGCTTTCGCAAAATGTTCTTAGCCAACTCTCATGCCTTAGCATCAGCATCACTTAGCTTTACTTCCTTGTTATTGATCTCTTACACTTGAGCCAAATTTTGGCGTCGTGTACTACGCTTCCACTGCTACTCAAATCATGAATGCAAACTTGAATTCTTTTTAGCCAATTCCTCCAAATTAGGCATGAATTCTATTTGCATCATTTGCGCCTAAGTGTATGCATGGAATGATTTTTCCCAAACTGATCCTTACGATCATTGCCATAGTCTTTCGCCTCCCGACTTTGCCTTTTGCATCTAACTCAACATGACAAGGACTTATAAATTACTTGACCttcaattttaattaattttgctgGCACATGCCTTGGGATGTTGTCATCCATGGCCTATGTTAAGCACGTCAGAAAGTGCATAGGGGTTTCCTTTTCATAATGTACCCGAATCTTACATTTCATGCCTCGCAAATTCTGATTATGCAAAAACCATTCAAGAACTCATTTCTCTAATGCGGTTACTAAGGCCATATTGCATACCCGAACAGAAACATGTGAGTTTGCTTTGCCTAACCCGCTAAAGCAAAACAATTGAGTTTCATTTCCCATCTATGCAACAGTGACTAACTATCTTTTGGACATATCATTTCTAACCATTTAATTGTCCACACGCATTACGTTCAAAGCTAATATGTCTCCAACTATTCTTTTAAACTGCATAACTATATTGCCTAGAAAGAGTGTGCCTTTCACTAGGCCATGCATTCTACCCAACTCATGCTTGGCAATGGAGTGGTTCATATCTTGTTGTATTTCTTGCACTGTCGCTTCCCACCAGCCGTCGTGCCATATCGCAATTCCCAAACAACAATATCATTTTCGCATCAATTATGACCCCTCTCATATGCTTTGCTTATTATCTTTCACCTTGTCTCACTATTGCATACAATAGGCATAGTATGATATTGCAGCACTTTCCCATGAATTAGCTTTATACATCGTAAATAAAGGGGCAAGGCTTTATAAACGAAAACACCTTCATTGATTACTGCTCTCACATAGTAAGACCATGTACCATTACATGATTAATCCACTTATTATTTTTGAAAGTTGAAACTTCATTCACAAAGAAAATTGCTTACAACAAAGCAAAGTATATACAAACCTGAAGACTCAAATAAAAGTTTGTACAACCCAAAATCTACACACAAAATTTGCAACAACCGACAACTAAAGCTACATAAAACAAGCTCAGAAAACACCATGTTCAACAACACTCATTCTTGTTATAgattagtgttgatggtggattttcgacgaaggctaaaatcgtaaaagcaTAATTTCGCATATTTTTGATCCAGTAATCAGACGAGTATGTGAAGTTCATATTTCAGAAtttaagcatgaaagctcatgccaggATAATCTCTGACCGAGTGTACTGCCTCTAAGAGCGCGCATACATATACAATCATTAAAGCCTCTCGGCTGAGCTTTCACATATTTCatcaatactgagcaatttcagtattcaTTCTTGTATAGAATAatgaatgattggacggctcctagatggattaaccactagtatagagcaacaacgtcttcaggatgtcacaATATTCCTTAAATATACAGAATAAATATTCAgaatgagtatgatgcttcagctatctcatacctcgactctcgaataaatataatgctcctagacatattgcctactagtatagagtcatcaattaattattcaagTCACAAAtttatcaattgaattcctagaaaatattctattttcatcataatATTTAATTACTTCAATTCAAGGCTTTTCtcggcagaattccatgggttagtgataaatattcaacgttcGGGCATTTgaggccaccaccgagtaagccccgagaaaatgtgCGACTGTAcctaacaataatgcacgaacgagcacccaaatgcataaacgagcactcaaaatatggacaaacgaggaagtatggaaacctatgcaaaataggaaaatgaagcaaaattaattaataatataATAAAGAGGCGCATGGGACATGGGCCCAccggccagccggccatgccgcGGCCGGTCCTTCGCCTTcccatatttttattttctttttattattttcgtcATCTCTTGAAATTCCCTCATTTGAGAAAACTTCCTCGTTTGAGAAAAACTCCTAGTTTTTAATATTCCTTCACACAGgctagaaaaataataaataaaaaaagggaAGAGCTTCTTGGGACTGGCCCACTGACGGGAAGGCCATGCCACGGACGTGGCTGGTCCCACGCCtctctaattccttattttattattattttttctatcatctcatgaaagcccctcgtttgagcaaattcttggtttccatatttctccaatatTACTCAAATCTCCAAAAAGCCAAAAAGCCAAATGGTCCCACGACAATCCGGGCTTCTCatgataaatattaaaatattattattttaatattcttaaaatattggtcgcacgagcaaagtccTCGTTGCTCATTCGATCAAAATTGAAAGTTTCAGtcaatcaaactcttctgaaaatccaaaatattacacacatcagaaaataccaaaattctaagGATTGATCCACGAGcaacatggtgacacgggaatgccCCCTTGGTCGGCCAAGGTCATCCCTTTGGCTTGGAAAAGCTGGTTTCATCCATTTTGATGATttttctttccaaacaacttggaatttgatccaTCGGCCATATGTTGGTCCCACAATCACCGGGCTGGTtccataccccttggtcggtccctcttctcttcataattaggttttaccacctaatgcttaGACGacactattttaataatgattaaacgagcatttaatcatccttttaccaactggtctacaaaggactttggtgcatgctcattcaaGCACCCGAGCGCTACATGGTTATCCCATCATCTCATGTAGTTGCTGCTTCTCCCACtcattggttgattttcagtaaatcatccatTAATCATTAATaaattaaaaattagggtttcgaaccaaATGTTCTGCAAAgcgattcaaacaccaataattttatgttgatccagcaatcaacattttaattaattatacaatattcggtccagctactagtatttttaattaatatttatttaGTCCCGCTACCAATAATACATTagtcgagcaatatttgctcaaactagtgatattgattcaactatcaatatttaattgctcgaccgagcaatatttctcttgttgattcaactatcaatattcgagtagCAATATTTcgcatgttgattcaactatcaacattcgagaattccACACCGATCCAGCTATCATATTTCATTGGTTTAGCAACCATAAATTTGGTTCATCAGTTGACCATTATAATCTCTCTTCGTCATTCGACAACTCATGACACAAGTGCTCAACAACATTTTCTATCAACAGGtccatgatcgagcaatctcattaGACTGATGTTTACCCATATCATCAGAGTATCAATGTCTCAGGTGACGCATATATTGCATAAACTCATTAGACTCAATGTCTATACATCTGTCCCAGCATGcatgctcaatccatgaatcatagatCATTCTCCAATCATGCTCAAATCATCAAGGCTACGACTCAtagtctagtcaagtcaacaactgactaataaaatacacgtatCCCTTGCAGGCTTCACATTCATTAGacatcactagggttttggtctggcggcctacgacacgtgtgtacaCCCACAATGAGAAATataagtaagtcgtgcaagcagttgaagaagttagaaaagtagtggatggacaatcaaccaaccctTCCACGCACGtagaactggtttaaccacaatTTCCCACTTTTTCACTATAGTAATCGTTACATTTACTGAGGATCAATATGTCtattattcttgcaatataaataagtttctgaatctaCGATTGAACAGGGAGAATTCTCATCTGAACAACAACTCTCAACAAAGAAGAATTCAATGAAtaagaacttattcgaactcaatagTTCACAAAACTTGCAAAGTCTACAACAAATACACAATCATTTATCATCATTGatatcacacacttctcagctcctatagatcgaccctcacccctctttgtgaccgaattgactctggaacgaccatttcttggtttaggccggaatctTACAGCTTTATCTcttgaactcaaagcactcccttgcagtgcatctgtttgcaaaaggttTAAGCAATATACTCGTTCGTATCTCCGTTTTTTCTCAAAAACCAGTGAATCATTTTTCACCCATCAGCACTTAGTTTCTTCCTTTGTCGAAGTGAGCGACAACTTCGTTGCGAGGTCTCTTCCTCGTACCTTTACTTCGGCTTTCACGAGTCTTGCTAGAATGACTCCCATAGGTTGCGCCTTGAGTGGACACCTTCTAGCTTAACATAAACCTTTACAAATGAAACATCCCCTATACTTCCAGGCTGAAGGGAATAGCTCATCTTCCTTTGTCTCATGCTTGCTCTTACTGCCTACagatttttcctttcctttggaCTTTCTTTCACAACTTTGTACATCTTCAGTTTGTGTGCAATTGGTAAGCTCTATTACCGCTTGAATAACCGTATGGATACTCTAAATTTTGCAATTCTTAAATTCAGCAGTGACCCAAGAACTCGCGCCAAACAAAAATAGGAACATCTAATCCTCTGCACTCATGCCACGCACTTTTTTCACCAATGCAAGGAAGTTATCAGCATAGGTCTGTGGTGTACCCGCCATTTTTGGCCTATGTAAACTTTCTCTTGCATATCAAGCACCATTGCTCGACCAGAAGTGACCTCTCAGTCCTTCTTTCATGTCATTCCAAGACATTCTTGCATCATAGTTCTTCACCAAACCTTGGTATCACCATC
The nucleotide sequence above comes from Papaver somniferum cultivar HN1 chromosome 8, ASM357369v1, whole genome shotgun sequence. Encoded proteins:
- the LOC113302924 gene encoding ACT domain-containing protein ACR4-like; translation: MESDFSSSLDMDDEYEKFIRRMNPPMVVIDNETCKNATVIQVDSANKHGILLEVVQVLTDLNLIITKAYISSDGGWFMDVFNVTDQKRNKILDEGIINYIHKSLGADSCCTPSLRRSVGVQPSENHTSIELTGTDRPGLLSEVSAVLTDLKCNVVNAEVWTHNTRAAAVMHVTYESTGSPISDPERLSMIKKLLCNVLKGNNKTRGAKSVVSVGDTHTERRLHQMMFDDRDYERSVDDLLDENLRPNVTVVNWYDKDYSVVTIKCKDRPKLLFDTVCTLTDMQYVVYHGTVDAEGPEAYQEFYIRHVDGSPVNSDAERERLIQCLEAAIERRVSEGLKLELCTSDRVGLLTDVTRIFRENSLSVTRAEVTTTGGKAVNTFYVRDAAGNPVDAKTIDSIRQAIGLTVLQVKETSENPKSLPQESPTRFLFGGLFRSKSLYNFSLIKPYS